Proteins encoded in a region of the Raphanus sativus cultivar WK10039 chromosome 8, ASM80110v3, whole genome shotgun sequence genome:
- the LOC108820167 gene encoding disease resistance protein RPS6-like: MIEAIASDVLCKLNLTLTKDFDDCVGIQDHISEMSSLLQLESEEVIMVGIWGPCGIGKTTIARALYSRLSRHFQGSVFLDRAFMSKTLEIYSKANPDDYNMKLHMQQNFLLEILNKEGMKINNLGAVRERLKCMKVLIIIDDLDNKMLLDVLVGQTQWFGCGSRIIAITNDMHKLKAHGIDLIYKVGFPSKQLALEMFCQSAFGQTSPPKGFEKLASEVAMRAGRLPLGLKVLGQHMRGRDKEDWIDMLPRLRRTLDGKIEKALRFSYDGLDSKEDQAIFRHIACLFNYEKVNDIKLLLADSDLDVNIGITTLVNKSLLHIRNGTIEMHGLLQEMGREIVRAQSSEPGEREFIVDSKDISDVLEDDNGTKKVLGIALDVDEIEELFVHEKAFNGMRNLTFLKVYTNELLSKEETRLHLPEGFDYLPPKLRLLSWDKCPLRCMPSKFYSKNLVELKMRHSKLEKLWEGAGSLSCLKNMDLEGSKNLREVPDLSMATNLETLELSDCYSLVEVRRSSIQNLNKLLKFNMRRCKKLEILPTGINLRSLRSFVVSDCSRLKVFPDISRNLSSLALSRTGIQEFPSDLHLKNLVELTMEENQSEKLWERAQTLGPLMTMLSPSLNTTVISLILSDILSLVELPSSISNLSRLGSLSITNCRNLQTLPSGINLKRLRHLDLAYFTDCMGLTGASWHDRCPMKVETVSYAKLDFTNCFALDQEALLQQQPVFEVMILPGEKVLSYFTIQNTTGSSLAVQTTLTSPFFRFRACVLVDVVCIPIGDNAHVELQVNCWFRGGNQIDSSSDGDYHRSVTYDIFEASHVARSHVAIFDYCLPLNDKGYPPPADVVDIQFRLISADTVCNIKSCGLRVFEDCPSDSQDVHEEDETNVRNHEMRVKRLKASM, from the exons ATGATTGAAGCAATCGCCAGTGATGTTTTGTGCAAACTGAATTTAACTCTGACAAAGGATTTTGATGACTGTGTCGGGATTCAAGATCATATCTCGGAGATGAGTTCATTGCTGCAATTGGAATCTGAGGAAGTGATTATGGTTGGGATTTGGGGTCCCTGTGGAATTGGCAAGACAACAATTGCAAGAGCTCTGTATAGTCGACTCTCTCGTCACTTCCAAGGTAGTGTTTTCTTAGACAGAGCTTTCATGTCCAAGACTTTAGAAATTTATAGTAAAGCCAATCCGGATGACTACAATATGAAGTTGCATATGCAACAGAATTTTCTCTTGGAAATTTTGAACAAAGAGGGCATGAAGATAAATAACTTAGGTGCCGTGAGAGAGAGGCTAAAGTGCATgaaagttttaataattattgatGATTTAGATAATAAGATGTTGCTAGATGTCTTGGTTGGTCAAACTCAATGGTTTGGATGTGGGAGCCGAATCATTGCGATTACAAATGATATGCACAAGTTAAAAGCCCATGGGATTGATCTTATATACAAGGTGGGTTTCCCATCTAAACAGCTTGCTCTTGAGATGTTTTGTCAATCTGCTTTTGGACAAACCTCTCCACCTAAAGGTTTTGAGAAGCTTGCTTCTGAAGTTGCAATGCGGGCTGGAAGACTACCTTTGGGTCTTAAGGTTCTAGGTCAGCATATGCGGGGGAGGGACAAAGAAGATTGGATTGATATGTTGCCTAGGCTTCGGAGAACTTTGGATGGGAAAATTGAGAAAGCCTTAAGATTCAGCTATGATGGATTAGATAGCAAAGAAGATCAGGCCATATTCCGTCACATCGCGTGTCTCTTTAATTATGAGAAGGTTAATGACATCAAGTTGCTCCTAGCAGATAGTGACTTGGATGTTAATATTGGGATTACAACCCTAGTCAATAAGTCCCTCTTACACATAAGGAATGGTACCATTGAAATGCATGGGTTGCTACAAGAAATGGGTAGAGAAATCGTTCGTGCGCAGTCCAGTGAGCCCGGAGAACGAGAATTCATTGTGGATTCAAAAGATATATCTGATGTACTTGAGGATGACAAT GGTACTAAAAAGGTTTTGGGTATAGCATTGGATGTGGATGAGATTGAGGAGCTATTTGTACACGAGAAAGCCTTCAACGGCATGCGTAATCTCACTTTCCTAAAAGTATACACAAATGAATTGTTGTCGAAAGAAGAAACCCGCTTGCATCTTCCAGAAGGTTTTGACTATTTGCCCCCTAAACTTAGATTACTAAGTTGGGACAAATGCCCATTGAGATGTATGCCTTctaaattttattctaaaaatctcgTTGAACTCAAAATGCGACATAGCAAGCTCGAGAAGCTCTGGGAAGGAGCAGGG TCCTTGTCTTGTCTCAAGAATATGGATTTGGAGGGATCAAAAAACTTGAGAGAAGTTCCAGATCTTTCAATGGCGACTAATCTTGAAACACTCGAGTTAAGCGACTGCTACAGTTTAGTGGAGGTTCGTCGTTCCTCTATTCAGAACCTTAACAAATTGTTGAAGTTTAATATGAGGAGATGCAAAAAGCTCGAGATTCTTCCAACCGGAATCAACCTTAGATCTCTAAGGTCCTTCGTTGTCAGTGATTGCTCACGGCTGAAGGTTTTTCCTGATATTTCTAGAAACCTCTCATCGCTTGCTCTAAGCAGAACAGGTATTCAAGAATTTCCATCTGACTTGCATCTCAAGAATCTAGTTGAGCTTACCATGGAAGAAAATCAAAGTGAGAAACTTTGGGAAAGAGCTCAG ACACTTGGACCATTGATGACCATGTTGTCTCCTTCTTTGAATACCACAGTCATTTCATTGATTCTCTCTGACATCCTAAGTTTGGTGGAGCTTCCTTCCTCTATTAGTAATCTCAGCAGACTTGGGAGTTTGAGCATTACAAATTGCAGAAATCTACAGACTCTTCCAAGTGGCATTAACCTCAAACGCCTCAGACACCTTGATCTAGCTTATTTTACAGACTGCATGGGCCTGACTGGAGCAAGTTGGCATGATCGTTGTCCAATGAAAGTAGAGACTGTCTCATATGCGAAACTCGATTTCACGAACTGTTTCGCATTGGATCAAGAAGCTCTTCTTCAACAACAACCAGTTTTCGAGGTTATGATACTGCCAGGTGAAAAAGTGCTATCGTATTTCACTATCCAAAATACAACGGGAAGCTCTTTGGCTGTTCAGACAACTCTCACATCACCGTTCTTCAGATTCAGGGCTTGTGTCCTGGTTGATGTTGTGTGTATCCCTATAGGTGATAACGCACATGTAGAACTCCAGGTAAATTGTTGGTTTAGAGGCGGGAACCAAATTGATTCTTCCTCTGATGGTGATTACCATAGATCCGTGACGTAT
- the LOC130498754 gene encoding uncharacterized protein LOC130498754: MPVSDVLPEVTEELDSFNTANEKAASEDSDERTPGLREEPSAKAPEADPQPQLGSPNADTQDVPVSDKSMEEKDESPLPLVVFEDEKEQSGAEAESGKTVDDEPIDVEGSQKEVRKKRVLQRLGLRSAKQRKTGESSTPTQSQFLTPEDAAKSPYLAKEAGASPPRRSRRSGDKSAEPMSPLIKKRYDQFLKRKVLAERSVDMKEADQWGYLAVIKKGSMESTVSNLAVYVEQVVAEFYAGLPRTKAEADVDEVVVSVRGQEYKFSPAHINNAIDWEPLTEEEEEEAATLDDISVTELASFITGDTKTEWDGLTTADLTPCYGALMIIAAYNWIPSTHKTYVSLERARLIYKMAHGVRVDLGKMMFRQILNLGVIQVNDARWLIFPRLIMALLQSQQAVPSYPSDKLQRTVLYKKDKRVGEIYEQRLAKGKGSAKAEPKRSSARTTRQASPAPIPAPRPATPSSRTAPRRVSLYELGSVAIPQGPLSRVDLQVALQDTTRALQALAEIVQDLQSAVAGGEEED, translated from the exons CTGAGGAGCTTGACTCGTTCAACACCGCGAATGAGAAAGCTGCTTCAGAGGATAGCGATGAAAGAACTCCGGGTCTTAGGGAAGAACCATCAGCAAAAGCGCCTGAAGCAGATCCGCAACCGCAACTTGGATCTCCTAATGCTGATACTCAAGATGTGCCGGTCTCTGATAAATCGATGGAAGAGAAGGATGAGTCTCCTCTACCGCTGGTGGTCTTTGAAGACGAGAAGGAACAGAGTGGAGCCGAGGCTGAATCAGGCAAGACGGTGGATGACGAACCTATCGATGTTGAAGGTTCACAGAAGGAAGTGAGAAAGAAACGAGTGCTGCAGCGATTAGGGTTGCGTTCCGCAAAACAGAGGAAGACAGGGGAGTCGAGTACACCAACTCAATCTCAGTTTCTCACACCAGAAGATGCAGCCAAGTCTCCATATTTGGCTAAGGAAGCAGGAGCCTCGCCTCCGCGGAGATCGAGAAGGTCTGGTGACAAAAGTGCTGAACCAATGTCTCCTCTCATCAAGAAAAGGTATGATCAGTTCCTTAAGCGTAAAGTACTTGCTGAGCGTTCGGTAGATATGAAGGAAGCTGATCAGTGGGGCTACTTGGCCGTTATCAAGAAAGGATCTATGGAATCAACTGTCTCGAATCTTGCAGTATATGTTGAGCAAGTTGTAGCTGAGTTCTATGCAGGTCTGCCGAGGACTAAAGCTGAAGCGGATGTTGATGAAGTAGTTGTCTCTGTGAGAGGACAAGAGTACAAGTTCTCACCTGCGCACATCAATAATGCCATAGATTGGGAACCACTtactgaggaagaagaggaggaagccgCAACGTTGGATGATATCTCGGTAACTGAGTTGGCTTCATTCATCACTGGAGATACAAAGACAGAATGGGATGGTCTCACTACAGCAGATCTTACTCCATGCTACGGTGCCTTGATGATCATAGCTGCATACAACTGGATTCCCTCGACTCACAAGACATATGTCTCACTTGAGAGAGCAAGGCTGATCTACAAGATGGCTCATGGAGTCCGTGTTGATTTGGGGAAGATGATGTTCAGACAGATTCTTAATCTTGGAGTGATTCAAGTCAATGATGCCCGCTGGTTGATCTTCCCTCGCTTAATCATGGCACTTCTTCAAAGTCAGCAGGCGGTCCCCTCTTATCCCAGTGACAAGCTCCAACGTACGGTTCTCTACAAGAAGGATAAACGAGTGGGCGAGATCTATGAGCAGAGACTAGCGAAAGGAAAGGGATCAGCTAAAGCTGAACCAAAGAGAAGCTCTGCAAGGACAACTCGTCAGGCATCTCCTGCTCCGATTCCTGCTCCACGACCTGCTACACCAAGCTCCAGAACTGCACCACGTCGTGTATCCCTGTATGAACTTGGATCAGTTGCCATCCCTCAAGGACCACTCAGCCGTGTTGATTTACAAGTGGCACTGCAGGATACAACGCGAGCTCTTCAAGCACTAGCTGAGATAGTTCAGGATCTTCAGAGCGCTGTAGCAG ggggagaagaagaagactag